The following is a genomic window from Aphis gossypii isolate Hap1 chromosome X, ASM2018417v2, whole genome shotgun sequence.
tttaaaaagcagAAAAAATTTgctgttaaaaattcataacattttaaattgtaattcaataatacccgatgcttaaaaatgtatttaattaaactcagCGAGTTTACTGTTGCTGATTCAGTGACATAAATATCAAGTTTGCATTTTGAGAGATATATACGCGCTACCCGCTCTCATCcattttattgttctattaAATGTGActaaagtttttaatgttatcggtaggtatttttaatctatttatgaTATACCTCCTATAATGgctaataatatgttgacaaGTGAATGAatgataaaagaataattaatgaaaatattctgATTTTCTCTTgtgagattaaaattatatgattttaaaattttaataattatatattttgttataatacctttatataataaagcgagttcctacttaaatttttatgcgtgaagtattaaaataggtataatcttTTTGTTTGCATCTAGTTACCTACACACAGTAGCCAGTAGGCGTAGTTAGTATGGGTATAACGacttgtaggtacttatttagaTCTAACTATTTAgtctataatgattattttaaataagaaatctttattgatttacaaggtttttattttctgtaaacCTTAAACTTCGTATATCAACTAGTACTTAGCTGCAGcctacctagtacctattCACAAATACGTTTAAACGTAGTGTAAGAACTATGATACAAGGTAATTTgtgttatgtatgtataatgtacataggTCGATAGCCAGGTCCTAGTACCTATAACCTTTTAGGTAACGTAGTCTTACCCGTTTCCGAAatcgtgataataataaataatataactgcaGTTAATGGCATTATAGTTACGGGATTAGAATTTTTGAAGTTCTGCAGGATATTGTAGGACGCGGATACCTCTACTTAATAAATTCCAcggcaatattattataagaggCTACACTATACTGTGGACAGCTTGTCCGCCAACTTTCTTCGTTTGGAAAGTGACATTTtactacatatataataataggtaggtatcgtcgatgtataatacatcatatacTTATTGACCTAATACCTATGGtcgttattttgtttacacaacattttttattattattattgtagtttatttctatgtacctatatcatatttttaagagaaaaatttaaactaaagcAACTATAGGCACTACGGTAAGTGTCAAAAGTCTCGCTCTTCGATATAGTCTATCTTCAGAAGGAatcaatataactattaacggGTTTTCTTAcagtaattatcatattatatatttttatagtgtgatagtattagtattgttattattactattattattatcgctgTTACGtagatttttgtaataaaaatctttaaatttatgattattattagtggAGTTTTCAGCGGAGATTCTGAAATGGcaataagattaataattaaattgaacgtgcattaaaataaataattcaatgataaaataattttaatacttatatttttgttgtatttaatataatgaaacgaaacttattcaatttcaataatgacgaataaattatttgtgaaactaaaataatactgtaaagttatcataataaaaaaaaataataatatcattgatttaaataaacaaaaaatatacatatattatacaaccgcGGAGTGGAGTGGTACGGGGTTACCCCGCAAAATGTTTGTCCACTACTCCGCTTGTCTAAACtttgaataagtataactcataaactactcacccTAAATTCGATTTCTATGTATctaaatactcaaaaaattattctgctttggaatatgaaattaaaaatctatgttgtcattcaaaaaaataaaaaaataaaaaattataaggataaaaaatatttaaaaatataatttttttataaaaatgttgtttttttaacaatttgaaaccatgtaaaaaaatatttttaaaaacatgaatacttttggaaataatgagtgttgtttgataaaagaatcaccctgaataatattattattattgattgatcAGTAAATGTGAATCAATTAGTACAGTGTTCTACAAATTTTAACagtaagattttataaaataaaacttaaatctgatcaaacatttaatgatatcAAAATAACAAGTTAAAAGAACATTGAAGCAACGAAGACATTTTAAAGACATACCGTATTCAACTCAATAATCGTCCCTTTTCAGTGGTGAAAAAGATTTgacaattaaatataggtatcataCTTTCCTAGTATCCTCAGTCTTTAAGAAAGACGACCCATCATCAATTTCAAATTAGATATCGACCTATCTCTAAAGTATCTGTTATTCCTAaactattttctaatttaatttcatctaAATTAACAACCTATTGTTCTCCATTccattttcaaaatcaacaTGGTTTATATCATCTTGACTATCGtacactaatttatttttagtgaaaaattgaatacttacTCATTTGACTCTAGTGCACaaactgatattatttatacagaatTCTTGAAAGAATTTGATCATGTTAAtcttgaaatattgttttataaattacagcattttgaattttctgaTTCTTTGCGTTCCTGGTTTCGCTCCTTTCCATCTGGCCATTttcatatagttaaatatctaaattttagCTTCCTTAATTTGGTGTTCCCCAATGCCACCACTTGTCAACTCTcctttttgatattttcataaatgatttacctaatgttattaaaaagtctgaattttttttatttgctgaTGATACCaagctattataaataataaaaataatcaagatGCTACTGATTtactaacaaatttaaacaacttaCAAAATCGGTGTGAAAGTAATaatctgtatttaaatatagaaaaatgtaaagttatgtgttttaatttaatcaagaGCCCAATCATCTTTAactattctatttaaaattataattttaaagatcttggtataatatttggttctaatttaaatgtttattatcacaatgaattaatgaaaaatatagcaatgggtatacaaaaaaatgggTATGCCAATGGGTTTGGTTTTATCAAACGGTCATGTTAAGATTTTTGTGATCCTTTTTgctttaaaaattctttattgtTCATTAGTTCGTTCGAATCTTGAATAATGCCCATTAATTTGGACTAATAAGtccaaataaaactataatattgaatctgtacaaaataactttttgcaatttatgtattttaaattcaacataTTTAGGTCCCCACATGGctcatatgataatattttaaattatttaaatcttattttacttaaaactaGGCGTTTACAGTTGCTCTCGAAAATCGAAATTTCCCACTTATTGATTGTCCTGGTtaggttaattttaaaacaaattcctCAAACACTAGAAATCTTGAGCTATTTTATCCTGTTCGTTCtgacaaaaattatgtattaaatattcctGATAATCTGTTAATGATTGCTGGCATGGGCataatttgagaattttttttttttttttggaagggcaaactttaatttatatcaatatagcGTATACTTTAAGATACTAAGAGACTAAATATAcccaataaatacattttgcaaAATATCAAGGGGGCAGTTGCCTCCTCTCGCCTCCCCCCTAAAGTATACGACTATGGTTGCTGGTAATAGCTGTACTTTTAATTTCAACtagttaagtttattttgtattgtctTACACTAGCttcttttattgtattttgttaattacctTCAtagtttcataattattattcacattaatttttgaatacttttCATTGTgtactatacttattttataatcaattgtaTTCTCTGACTACTGTAATTTAAACCATTTTGTGTAAAGACtctgtttgttttattattataaatacacaaataaatgatttagttTACATGAAATATGCATCAATTTCCATGTGATGTGGAAAGgtaattttctatatataaaaatatataagcacAAAATGGGATGAGCTTTAACGAAAATAACTTGACCAAAAATATGGTtataaattcgttttttttattaaattaaatttgatgaatgctgttttttaaatacttataaaattattttttaaggatTTATTTTGCTACAAAACCCAAGCACTTTTATGGGTTTTGTTTAAATGAAACAGcttgtatgaagtatgcacTAATCACTTCAGTGAGTGTTGatttttgatgtataaaattattttgtttgattattgAATCAGTTTCACAACTGAAAATTTAGCTAAATActtggtttttaattattttttaaatttcattttatacctagtttaagtttatttttggtcatgccttataaaaaaataaatatattgatttttcactttttcaaacaattgtatgcttttttttttgttaattattttgttttaaaatccgAGCTCTAGCCCCAGatttttatgtaaagaaaTCCTTTTGCAAAAAgacaattgtttaatataaatgactGGTAGAAATACTaaaccaaaaatgttttagataaatttattttaatgtaatattggaAAATTCATAGTTATTTACTGATATAGTAATAGctgtaaaagtaataatatgatgttacgAGTATAAACCATTTTGATTACAGGAGATACCTCTAAATTaggtaaatcatttattataaataaaaaaacagatatctccttcatattataataacatataaagacaaatattacaatttttaaatgttgtactaaacattgtttttattcacgTGAAAAAAATACAGGATCAGACCAATTAGCTGGATTGgttattgagaaaaaaaattaattaaatttattatttaaacgatgCCGATTAACTTGTGTACATTCTAGTATAAACTAATTGACTATTTACGATTAAAAACCAGTGAATTGTTTACATttggaaaattcaaaatgtccTATTAAACATTAGAACTTGGGTAACCATAGCAAACGATATAAGTCCTAggaattacattaaaaacataataataataatatatatatgtgtgttttAAGTTTACCTATTAGAAAGTTTATAGTATGTTTCTTAGATCTCTAAAACTTAACTGTTTTAATTCGTCTACAAAACAAGATAAAACAAAAGTGAACATAATTTGTCAATTTTGATaaactaatgataataatttataagaaataaaatatataacataatattttaaaagatctagtcaaaaactaaatacataataattaaatttaataatttataaatgtttacaatcCAAAATAAATCTAACTCAGTAATTACAGTTAACATCATACTTTACCGaataacaacttaaaataatggCTTAGGCATTgtataacaacaacaaaaaaaaaaaccatgatCATTATTGCGAATAGGATTtctattcttaataatttgacattgtctttatttatttatttatttattaggaaaAACATAAAgcttaataacaaaaattataactttatatcattatgcttttttacttaatagttttttaacgTCTTCTGCATCTAATGTTTCATACTTAAGTAATGCTTCAGCCAAAAGCTTATGTTCTTTATGAtgagtatttaatatactttttgcaCGTTCATATGATtccttaaaagtataaaaacattaattagttaaaaatattgaattatagtacatataaattcatatatattatgtttaattagtttatatgattattaaacaatagttgatttataaaaataaaaaaacaaattatgatttatggtgaaataaaattcaataagagTTGTTGAACAAATttagaaatacaaaatttatgatagttttatttttaatgaattcaaaTGGGATATgcctgtatattttataaatagattattaccTGCATAATTCTTTTGATTTCGTTATCAATGAGTTCATTTGTAGCTGGACTTAGATCATTAAAACTCATTAATTCATTTGAATGAGACTCGTGTGTACGAAGTCCAACTTTATCTGACATTCCAAGTTCTTTCACCATCCTAGTCGCAATATTAGTAGCTTGCTaaagaaaatcaataataaattgctaatattgttctaataaaagttatttcaaataaaccaacttttaaatcatttgaagCACCAGTTGTAACTTTTTCTGGACCGAATATTAATTCTTCAGCAGCACGTCCACCCATCATTGTATCCATTAAAGCCAACATTCTTGCTTTAGTAACATGGTATTCTTCTTTTGCTGGTATATATGcagtctataaaataaattaagaagaATAATATGGACAATAGAGACTATAAAATGTCATTTTGAAGTAAATAATTCTTACATGACCTAACGATGATCCTCTTGGCATTATTGTAACTTTATGAAGTGGATGAGAATCTTTAGTGAAATATGCAACAATTGCATGTCCACCTTCGTGGTATGCAGTTATTGTATTTGCTTCCTCATCAGgaatctttgtttttttttctggacctaaaattttatatttacaagttaaattaacataaaatcatagactataattatatttatttataataaaaataataacccattaatattttatccctAGAAATTTCCAAATATTTCATAGATACAGTTTTAGCTCCATCACTGGCAGCTTTAACAGCTGCTTGGTTaaccatattttcaatatcagCACCAGTAAAACCACTAGTTCCTCTAGCCAACAGATCTACGTCAATATCCTTGCTAAGtactttctttaaatataagtcTATTATTTGTTTCCGTCCCGCATAGTCCGGAAGAGgaacctaaaaattaaattaattaaaaaaaataatcagagccaatgtagtaaattataatttacatcaaCTTCAATATCGAAACGACCTGGACGAAGCAAGGCACGATCCAAATCTTCACGCCTATTAGTAGCTCCaagaacaattatattttgattttgatgaaaCCTAGGAGAAATAACCAGTTTTTACTActtagtagaaaaaaaataatatgattacaaataatttacccATCCATTTCAGTTAGTAACtgatttattgtttgatttgCATATGGATGTAAAACAGAATTTGTTCTTTTTGCACCAACAGAATCAATTTCATCAATAAATACTACGCAAGGTGATTTTTCTTTTGCTGCTTCTAAaatggaataataaataaattacaataataatcatgtattattcaatacaatataaaataattgattaataaaaaaaatcagatatatacaataaaaagtatatcaatataatattaatattataatgtaaatattgaaactattataatacagtctCATTAATCCAAATAGAATAAGAAAAAGAGATCATTCAGATTACCTTTAACAAGGGCCCAGTttcaaatatcataaaaattaacaaaaaatactcTAAAATGGCCATTTTAACAGAATAATGCTGTTCaaaaatgacaattttaacaaacacGCGATTACACAAGCGACAGAAAAATTATGGTTTAAccttagttatttattacacttCATCTTAACTAAACTAAGAagaataaaaaaccaaaatatcaaaattggaAACTGTATACATActggaaatatatttaattaagatgTACCTATCTCTATGTGACCAAGTTATAATTGTTACTTGTTTgtacagataaaaaataacctaaaaactattaaagcaaaataaataatatcttttgaATATTACctttgaattatttgttagCTTGTTACACGAAACTAATTATGTTCAAGGAATATAATGTCTAATATATTCGTAGAACACCCAATAAATAATGCACTTTGCATTAATACGAgctctattttttaaaatttattattattatacaagttactcatttaaaatgttcagttatttttttttttacaaaatgtaaatgaaataatagtaGTGTGAAACAATCATCAAGTAATACAACACTTAACTGACAAATATGATtggtatattcaattatatctaAGCAACATACATGTGTTAAACACtatcataattgttttaatgatttttattgtgCAAGTCTCTAAATATTGTGGCACAATAATTCTAAGTTTATTCAGATAACTACATATTTTGGATTAATGGAccctactataaatataattatgggaatatttacatcatttattgaaatactaatatttgcAGAACAATAGAGTCACATTAAATGATTTCAAGGCATATTGTTAAGAAATTCTATTTTAGTTGTTAGTTCTCAGGTGAGTAATTGTctgtaaatttaatcaaaatagcaacaataattgtttgaataaaacaaaattaatctcttaaaaaattagaaaaggtttttgagtaaaataaaataaaatatttaatgcttaCTAAAAAGGTCACGAATTCGTCTAGCTCCTTGTCCAACtaaaatttcatcaaattcAGAACCAGCAGCATGAAAAAATGGTACTCCTGCTTCTCCAGCTACAGCTCTAGCTAATAGTGTTTTACCAGTTCCAGGTGGTCCAACAAGTAATACacctttaatttatagttattattaataaataggaaaataattttatttttatcatctattataatacttatgttGAAAATTGATCTTAagttacacaaatatataaattttttatattttttaaatcaatattaaagtataaatattgtataacaatttttttatggtattCATGATAAAAaggcaattaattttaacataagtaaattaaaaaaaaaaaaaaaaaatctgtttattttaattatatctttatataaaaattattgaaatttattttaaaagtttaataatagatttaaaagtgaaatttatataatatgtactaatgatgcctataatatttttttttttatgtgtattcaataatatacaatatctaCTCAATACTCATTAACATTAACtcataagtattataactattggaatgtaacatttaaatatttataataccttttGGTAACTTGCCACCTAAAGATGAGAATTTAGTCGGATTTTTTAGGAACTCCACAATATCTCTTAACTCTTGTTTAGCTTCGTCTacctgaaattaaaaataaaacagtccaaaataaatacatttcattaaaataaatttattttattacttcataataataaatttacccCTTTAACATCATTAAAAGTCACTGTAATTTCTTCAGAATTCACTTCAACTTGATTGGTGATTTGAATCTTGAACACAGTTCCTGTTAatatcactaaaaataaattaatcaataaaacaaattaacttaatctaataaattctaaataatttaaatagcatttttttttttttattattttattatttttcatcgaCAAAGCAAATTCAGTTACATCACTGATCATTACTACTTGTTATTCTAATCATACTCAAATTTACTACTGCTcttttgtaaatttgttaCAATAGTAGATGAATCTTAACTCTTAGTCtataaatacaagtataattaagtttattatcataactatGTATTACCAAAAATAGAAATCAATGAACTAATTAACAATCCAATTATAAGTGAAGACTGAACAATTTTCCACCATTTTTGAGATTTAGTAGTATTTCCCTTTTGGTCTTTTGCTACTAGATATCCTTCcgcaaaagatatttttaatctatcaAGTTCTtctttatttagattttcactttttaattggtctacaaaaaaatatacataaaatggctacaataaattttaatttataatatttcaaaagtgtattagtttaaattaaataaaaataatacaaaatatacctatgcaCATTAACACAtaactacaattatttaccttttaatttattaaattccatGCCTGAAAGTAAATTAGTACCTTTCAAATCACTTCCTTTGGGAAGTAAAAGCATCTCTCTTAAacgatttatcattttttcatcattttccTTACTAGAAATACGTTCAGTCTTAAAACTTCTGAATTGAACATCTAagataaaaagtttatattagtacctacatttttaaatggcatttattagaaaattcaaatttaatcccatagattaatacaaaaaaaagcgTTTGAtggacttttaaaaaatatctgtttttttaaattttatttcaataatttaaagttgattttataatatttaaaaatgtcaatcaTTGAAAATTGTGTTACACCATAGACTTGTTGTTTTCAAGTgtgtaatcattattttattttataattaatataatagctataatatagctattatatactatattgtaaagtaataaataaaaaaaacaaatagaaggatattgtgttttttttttatataagttaaatagaaaattatggttgagaattattaattaaagttttaagtgTTGTATaccatcaatatttataaaaaaaaataaacttttacctGTGAAATAAGGTCTAGGACGATGTAAGAAGTGCTTAGCAGTTGAGTCACGCGTATttgatacaattaaaatatgattgttcGTGTTGTTCATAGTATGATGACATTTTAGACCAAGTTTTTTATTCACTGTTTTTTGTAACAAACgtacaatattttgatgtttctTCATTTTACAATGAACAGTAAATGTGGGcctgtttattaaatactccTCCACTTTTTCAACaggtatattatctaaaagctaaaaatatatcaaattaaacagaaatataactataataaacacaattataaacgatttaaaataattttaaaaatattaaatattactcttCTCTTTTATGCAACAATGATATAttctgatataaaataatcatttttacacaattataattgttttaataattattaaaataggaaCCAAGAACTAAaagtaattgttaaattaattcttatactTTCTAACACacttcaaaataatgatttacaacGAGATATTGTTTCCACAcattaaagaatttaatagTGAAACttttatatctttatagttattatttttcaaagcaTTTTCATGAAAcgatttatctaaataaaaattttcaagaaaaaatgAAAGGAAAGTAGGTAACCGCTGTGTTGTATAGAAGGTGTTGAGTAAGTCAATGTAATGTAtgtgtaaaatttgaaaagtgATAAATAgaactaacaaaaaataatgtcaagAGAACACAGCTTGTTAGcccatatattgtatattttattatacctatacctatttatattactattcaatttaatatatttttagtaagactacaataagttaaattaaattttactgaaaatattgcgtttgaaaatgtaattgtgtttataaaatataataatatatattattatacaataaagtttcaaacttttttaaaaaaaaatttatttttagtttaaatatctaattgtgtccaattttaaacttaatttttattttaatggtaatatttataaatagctataatacctaatatagctTAGAAGAagccttgtattaaattttcaaactccttgacctattatttttttaccaatatatttacaaaaaaaaaagattaaaaattgaaatacataCCGTACATGggaaatactaataaaatcatatgatgaaaatttcaataccTACGGTTATTTGTTAGTTACACAcacaaaacaacatttttcataaaaattcccatttgtcctatttttacaaaaatattgtaatttttattttattttagctcTCTTACCCCTTCCTACCAAGTATCAATTGCATCTGATTTGCTATCAAAGCCActttcaaagttaaaaatcttAGCATGTTCTAAAATTGAtgatgatatataaaaaaaaaactgattgtaaaatcaatacattaagTCAAttcatttagaatttaaaatagttttataggtATCAGtagacatattaaattaatcagaCTTATTGTATTAAAGGATAAtacttaatcaattaatataaattaatttaaacgttaagtataattacttatttggtatttgtttatattgttatgttatagTGTATTACTCAATACAAACTAtacacctaataatatttaaatatattactgtagAGCCTCTATTAATCGTGCTcgttcttttaaatattacagtacataatattgtattatagataggttaagaacgataaaaataataattgattaaaccatattatgtagactctattataaataaggttaaaaaagattaattattacatgtttTAAGCCCAgacataactttataagtttataacaaaacaatacatacacacacacatacacttaata
Proteins encoded in this region:
- the LOC114121008 gene encoding ATP-dependent zinc metalloprotease YME1L isoform X2; protein product: MFTLGFTIPTQVAAAFPLRITIQGQKSNLKQNKIDVKNKSVEDILPDYAKSLLDNIPVEKVEEYLINRPTFTVHCKMKKHQNIVRLLQKTVNKKLGLKCHHTMNNTNNHILIVSNTRDSTAKHFLHRPRPYFTDVQFRSFKTERISSKENDEKMINRLREMLLLPKGSDLKGTNLLSGMEFNKLKDQLKSENLNKEELDRLKISFAEGYLVAKDQKGNTTKSQKWWKIVQSSLIIGLLISSLISIFGTVFKIQITNQVEVNSEEITVTFNDVKGVDEAKQELRDIVEFLKNPTKFSSLGGKLPKGVLLVGPPGTGKTLLARAVAGEAGVPFFHAAGSEFDEILVGQGARRIRDLFKAAKEKSPCVVFIDEIDSVGAKRTNSVLHPYANQTINQLLTEMDGFHQNQNIIVLGATNRREDLDRALLRPGRFDIEVDVPLPDYAGRKQIIDLYLKKVLSKDIDVDLLARGTSGFTGADIENMVNQAAVKAASDGAKTVSMKYLEISRDKILMGPEKKTKIPDEEANTITAYHEGGHAIVAYFTKDSHPLHKVTIMPRGSSLGHTAYIPAKEEYHVTKARMLALMDTMMGGRAAEELIFGPEKVTTGASNDLKQATNIATRMVKELGMSDKVGLRTHESHSNELMSFNDLSPATNELIDNEIKRIMQESYERAKSILNTHHKEHKLLAEALLKYETLDAEDVKKLLSKKA
- the LOC114121008 gene encoding ATP-dependent zinc metalloprotease YME1L isoform X1; its protein translation is MFTLGFTIPTQVAAAFPLRITIQGQKSNLKQNKIDVKNKSVEDILPDYAKSLLDNIPVEKVEEYLINRPTFTVHCKMKKHQNIVRLLQKTVNKKLGLKCHHTMNNTNNHILIVSNTRDSTAKHFLHRPRPYFTDVQFRSFKTERISSKENDEKMINRLREMLLLPKGSDLKGTNLLSGMEFNKLKDQLKSENLNKEELDRLKISFAEGYLVAKDQKGNTTKSQKWWKIVQSSLIIGLLISSLISIFVILTGTVFKIQITNQVEVNSEEITVTFNDVKGVDEAKQELRDIVEFLKNPTKFSSLGGKLPKGVLLVGPPGTGKTLLARAVAGEAGVPFFHAAGSEFDEILVGQGARRIRDLFKAAKEKSPCVVFIDEIDSVGAKRTNSVLHPYANQTINQLLTEMDGFHQNQNIIVLGATNRREDLDRALLRPGRFDIEVDVPLPDYAGRKQIIDLYLKKVLSKDIDVDLLARGTSGFTGADIENMVNQAAVKAASDGAKTVSMKYLEISRDKILMGPEKKTKIPDEEANTITAYHEGGHAIVAYFTKDSHPLHKVTIMPRGSSLGHTAYIPAKEEYHVTKARMLALMDTMMGGRAAEELIFGPEKVTTGASNDLKQATNIATRMVKELGMSDKVGLRTHESHSNELMSFNDLSPATNELIDNEIKRIMQESYERAKSILNTHHKEHKLLAEALLKYETLDAEDVKKLLSKKA
- the LOC114121008 gene encoding ATP-dependent zinc metalloprotease YME1L isoform X3 — translated: MFTLGFTIPTQVAAAFPLRITIQGQKSNLKQNKIDVKNKSVEDILPDYAKSLLDNIPVEKVEEYLINRPTFTVHCKMKKHQNIVRLLQKTVNKKLGLKCHHTMNNTNNHILIVSNTRDSTAKHFLHRPRPYFTDVQFRSFKTERISSKENDEKMINRLREMLLLPKGSDLKDQLKSENLNKEELDRLKISFAEGYLVAKDQKGNTTKSQKWWKIVQSSLIIGLLISSLISIFVILTGTVFKIQITNQVEVNSEEITVTFNDVKGVDEAKQELRDIVEFLKNPTKFSSLGGKLPKGVLLVGPPGTGKTLLARAVAGEAGVPFFHAAGSEFDEILVGQGARRIRDLFKAAKEKSPCVVFIDEIDSVGAKRTNSVLHPYANQTINQLLTEMDGFHQNQNIIVLGATNRREDLDRALLRPGRFDIEVDVPLPDYAGRKQIIDLYLKKVLSKDIDVDLLARGTSGFTGADIENMVNQAAVKAASDGAKTVSMKYLEISRDKILMGPEKKTKIPDEEANTITAYHEGGHAIVAYFTKDSHPLHKVTIMPRGSSLGHTAYIPAKEEYHVTKARMLALMDTMMGGRAAEELIFGPEKVTTGASNDLKQATNIATRMVKELGMSDKVGLRTHESHSNELMSFNDLSPATNELIDNEIKRIMQESYERAKSILNTHHKEHKLLAEALLKYETLDAEDVKKLLSKKA